A window of the Streptomyces sp. NBC_01351 genome harbors these coding sequences:
- a CDS encoding papain-like cysteine protease family protein, with amino-acid sequence MRNRNRRQSLAALVTALLLALPLSVGTATAAGTDAESALAYKRLNITMQAQQKTNWCWAAGGNTIATWFGRNHTQNQFCNAAFNRQQGYDCPNNQATLGNVQTGLRWAGINPGSYVNGWLQYSTVQTEINANRPIETRIQWSNGGGHMHVIYGYDTASNWVYWGDPWPSSDRYNWASHAWYVDNSTFSWTHSLYRIGA; translated from the coding sequence ATGCGCAACAGAAACCGGCGGCAATCCCTGGCCGCCCTCGTCACCGCCCTGCTCCTCGCCCTGCCCCTCAGTGTCGGTACCGCCACCGCCGCCGGTACCGACGCCGAGTCCGCCCTGGCCTACAAGCGCCTGAACATCACCATGCAGGCGCAGCAGAAGACCAACTGGTGCTGGGCCGCCGGCGGCAACACCATCGCCACCTGGTTCGGCCGCAACCACACCCAGAACCAGTTCTGCAACGCAGCCTTCAACCGCCAGCAGGGCTACGACTGCCCGAACAACCAGGCCACCCTCGGCAACGTCCAGACCGGGCTGCGCTGGGCCGGGATCAACCCCGGTTCGTACGTGAACGGCTGGCTCCAGTACTCCACCGTCCAGACCGAGATCAACGCCAACCGCCCGATCGAGACCCGTATCCAGTGGTCCAACGGCGGCGGCCACATGCACGTCATCTACGGCTACGACACCGCGAGCAACTGGGTCTACTGGGGCGACCCGTGGCCCTCCAGCGACCGCTACAACTGGGCCTCGCACGCCTGGTACGTGGACAACAGCACCTTCTCCTGGACCCACTCCCTCTACCGGATCGGGGCGTGA
- the uvrC gene encoding excinuclease ABC subunit UvrC, with amino-acid sequence MADPSSYRPKPGQIPDSPGVYKFRDEHRRVIYVGKAKSLRQRLASYFQDLAGLHPRTATMVTTAASVEWTVVSTEVEALQLEYSWIKEFDPRFNVKYRDDKSYPSLAVTMNEDYPRVQVMRGPKKKGVRYFGPYGHAWAIRETVDLMLRVFPVRTCSAGVFKRSAQIGRPCLLGYIGKCSAPCVGRVTPEEHRELAEDFCDFMAGRTGTYLSRLEKEMHEAAEEMEYEKAARLRDDIGALRRAMEKNAVVLADATDADLIAVAEDELEAAVQIFHVRGGRVRGQRGWITDKVEAVDTAGLVEHALQQLYGEETGESVPKEVLVPALPEDTPALSQWLAERRGSQVSLRIPQRGDKKSLMETVHRNAVQSLALHKTKRAGDLTTRSRALEEIAEALELDSAPLRIECFDISHLQGDDVVASMVVFEDGLARKGEYRRFQIKSFEGQDDVRSMHEVVSRRFRRYLQEKLKTGEWSPEDAEDGQGPEEDDGRPKRFAYPPQLVVVDGGQPQVAAAKRALEELGVDDVAVCGLAKRLEEVWLPGEDDPVVLPRTSEGLYLLQRVRDEAHRFAIQYQRNKRGKRLKSGPLDEVAGLGESRKQALVKHFGSVKKLRQATIDQICEVPGIGRKTAETVAAALANAAPAGPAVNTATGEIMEDETPAPAGSSSDRGTEQ; translated from the coding sequence ATGGCCGACCCTTCCAGTTACCGACCCAAGCCGGGACAGATCCCCGACTCCCCGGGGGTGTACAAGTTCCGCGACGAGCACCGCCGGGTGATCTACGTCGGGAAGGCCAAGAGCCTGCGCCAACGCCTGGCCAGCTACTTCCAGGACCTCGCCGGCCTGCACCCCCGTACCGCCACCATGGTGACCACGGCCGCCTCCGTCGAGTGGACCGTGGTGTCCACCGAGGTCGAGGCGCTGCAGCTGGAGTACTCCTGGATCAAGGAGTTCGACCCCCGGTTCAACGTCAAGTACCGGGACGACAAGAGCTACCCCTCCCTCGCCGTGACGATGAACGAGGACTACCCGCGCGTGCAGGTCATGCGCGGCCCCAAGAAGAAGGGCGTGCGCTACTTCGGTCCGTACGGGCACGCCTGGGCGATCCGCGAGACCGTCGACCTGATGCTCCGCGTCTTCCCGGTGCGGACGTGCTCCGCGGGCGTCTTCAAGCGCTCCGCGCAGATCGGCCGGCCCTGCCTGCTCGGCTACATCGGCAAGTGCTCCGCTCCCTGCGTCGGCCGGGTCACCCCCGAGGAGCACCGCGAACTGGCCGAGGACTTCTGTGACTTCATGGCCGGCCGCACCGGCACCTACCTCTCCCGCCTGGAGAAGGAGATGCACGAGGCGGCCGAGGAGATGGAGTACGAGAAGGCCGCCCGGCTGCGCGACGACATAGGGGCGCTGCGCCGGGCCATGGAGAAGAACGCCGTGGTGCTCGCCGACGCCACCGACGCCGACCTGATCGCGGTCGCCGAGGACGAGCTCGAAGCCGCCGTGCAGATCTTCCACGTCCGCGGCGGCCGGGTCCGCGGCCAGCGCGGCTGGATCACCGACAAGGTCGAGGCCGTCGACACCGCCGGGCTCGTCGAGCACGCCCTCCAGCAGCTCTACGGGGAGGAGACCGGCGAGAGCGTGCCCAAGGAGGTGCTCGTCCCGGCGCTCCCCGAGGACACCCCGGCGCTGAGCCAGTGGCTCGCCGAGCGGCGCGGGTCACAGGTCAGCCTGCGGATCCCGCAGCGCGGCGACAAGAAGTCGCTGATGGAGACCGTCCACCGCAACGCCGTGCAGTCCCTCGCCCTGCACAAGACCAAGCGCGCCGGCGACCTGACCACCCGCTCCCGGGCCCTGGAGGAGATCGCCGAGGCCCTGGAGCTGGACAGTGCGCCGCTGCGCATCGAGTGCTTCGACATCTCGCACCTCCAGGGCGACGACGTGGTCGCGTCGATGGTCGTCTTCGAGGACGGCCTGGCCCGCAAGGGCGAGTACCGGCGCTTCCAGATCAAGTCGTTCGAGGGGCAGGACGACGTCCGCTCCATGCACGAGGTGGTCTCCCGGCGCTTCCGCCGCTACCTCCAGGAGAAGCTGAAGACCGGCGAATGGTCCCCCGAGGACGCGGAGGACGGGCAGGGCCCGGAGGAGGACGACGGGCGGCCCAAGCGCTTCGCGTATCCGCCCCAGCTCGTCGTGGTCGACGGCGGGCAGCCGCAGGTCGCCGCCGCCAAGCGGGCCCTGGAGGAGCTCGGGGTCGACGACGTCGCGGTGTGCGGCCTGGCCAAGCGGCTGGAGGAGGTCTGGCTGCCCGGCGAGGACGACCCGGTCGTGCTGCCCCGCACCAGCGAGGGCCTGTACCTGCTCCAGCGGGTCCGTGACGAAGCCCACCGCTTCGCCATCCAGTACCAGCGCAACAAGCGCGGGAAGCGCCTGAAATCCGGGCCGCTGGACGAGGTGGCCGGGCTCGGGGAAAGTCGTAAGCAGGCCTTGGTCAAGCACTTCGGTTCGGTGAAGAAGCTGAGACAGGCGACAATCGACCAGATCTGCGAGGTCCCGGGCATAGGCCGCAAGACGGCCGAGACCGTGGCCGCGGCGCTCGCGAACGCGGCTCCGGCCGGTCCTGCCGTCAACACGGCCACAGGAGAGATCATGGAGGACGAGACCCCCGCGCCAGCGGGATCGTCGTCCGATCGGGGGACCGAGCAATGA
- the rapZ gene encoding RNase adapter RapZ has translation MTEHETTHDTEAETAVEAAAETTDETMHDRDGAQVSTGTTVEPGDTAEAAIPELVIISGMSGAGRSTAAKCLEDLGWFVVDNLPPALIPTMVELGARSQGNVARIAVVVDVRGRQFFDALRESLSDLDSRGVTRRIVFLESSDDALVRRFESVRRPHPLQGDGRITDGIAAERDLLRELRGDADLVIDTSSLNVHELRAKMDAQFAGDEEPELRATVMSFGFKYGLPVDADLVVDCRFIPNPHWVPELRPFTGLNEEVSAYVFSQPGAKEFLDRYTELLQLIATGYRREGKRYVTIAVGCTGGKHRSVAMSEKLAARLASEGVETVVVHRDMGRE, from the coding sequence ATGACCGAGCACGAGACCACGCACGACACCGAAGCCGAGACCGCAGTCGAAGCCGCAGCCGAGACCACGGACGAGACCATGCACGACCGAGACGGAGCACAGGTGAGTACGGGCACGACAGTGGAGCCCGGCGATACCGCCGAGGCGGCCATCCCCGAGCTGGTGATCATCTCCGGGATGTCCGGGGCCGGCCGCAGTACGGCGGCGAAGTGTCTGGAGGACCTCGGCTGGTTCGTCGTCGACAATCTCCCGCCTGCGCTGATCCCCACCATGGTGGAGCTGGGCGCCCGCTCCCAGGGCAACGTGGCGCGCATCGCCGTCGTCGTCGACGTCCGCGGCCGCCAGTTCTTCGACGCCCTGCGCGAATCCCTCTCCGACCTCGACAGCCGCGGCGTCACCCGCCGCATCGTCTTCCTGGAGTCCTCCGACGACGCGCTGGTCCGCCGCTTCGAGTCGGTGCGCCGCCCGCACCCGCTCCAGGGCGACGGCCGCATCACCGACGGCATCGCGGCCGAGCGCGACCTGCTGCGCGAGCTGCGCGGCGACGCCGACCTGGTGATCGACACCTCCAGCCTGAACGTGCACGAGCTGCGCGCCAAGATGGACGCCCAGTTCGCCGGCGACGAGGAGCCCGAGCTGCGGGCCACCGTCATGTCCTTCGGCTTCAAGTACGGCCTGCCCGTCGACGCCGACCTGGTGGTGGACTGCCGGTTCATCCCGAACCCGCACTGGGTCCCGGAGCTGCGCCCCTTCACCGGGCTCAACGAGGAGGTGTCGGCGTACGTCTTCAGCCAGCCCGGCGCCAAGGAGTTCCTCGACCGGTACACCGAGCTGCTCCAGCTCATCGCCACCGGCTACCGCCGCGAGGGCAAGCGGTACGTGACCATCGCGGTCGGCTGCACGGGCGGCAAGCACCGCAGCGTGGCCATGTCCGAGAAGCTCGCCGCCCGCCTCGCCTCCGAGGGAGTCGAGACCGTCGTCGTCCACCGGGACATGGGGCGCGAGTGA
- a CDS encoding gluconeogenesis factor YvcK family protein has translation MTARTPRLSRLRRLAPTRGEEGARRSGRRRGATPKVVALGGGQGLSASLAALRRITGDLTAVVTVADDGGSSGRLREELGVLPPGDLRKALAALCGDDDWGQTWSRVIQHRFQSEGELHGHAVGNLLIVALWEQLGDPVQALDLVGKLLGAQGRVLPMSAVPLELQALVRGHDPARPEYVDTVRGQATVALTPGEVLSVQVVPSDPPAVPEAVAAVLDADWVVLGPGSWFSSVIPHLLVPELLDALVETKARRVLSLNLAPQPGETEGFSPQRHLEVLARHAPKLALDVVLADEAAVPDRESLADAAKRFGAAVELAPVARQDGSPKHDPELLAAAYDRIFRMHGRIGPWR, from the coding sequence GTGACCGCACGGACCCCACGGCTGAGCCGCCTGCGCCGCCTCGCCCCCACCCGGGGCGAGGAGGGCGCACGCCGCTCCGGCCGTCGGCGCGGCGCCACGCCGAAGGTGGTCGCGCTCGGCGGCGGCCAGGGCCTGTCGGCCTCCCTCGCCGCCCTGCGCCGCATCACCGGTGACCTCACCGCCGTGGTCACCGTCGCCGACGACGGCGGCTCCAGCGGCCGGCTCCGGGAGGAGCTCGGTGTGCTGCCGCCCGGCGATCTGCGCAAGGCGCTGGCCGCGTTGTGCGGCGACGACGACTGGGGCCAGACCTGGTCCCGCGTCATCCAGCACCGCTTCCAGTCCGAGGGCGAGCTGCACGGGCATGCCGTCGGCAACCTGCTGATCGTCGCCCTCTGGGAACAGCTCGGCGACCCCGTCCAGGCCCTCGACCTCGTCGGGAAGCTGCTCGGGGCGCAAGGCCGGGTGCTGCCGATGTCGGCGGTGCCGCTGGAGCTCCAGGCCCTGGTCAGGGGCCACGATCCGGCGCGCCCCGAGTACGTGGACACCGTTCGCGGGCAGGCCACGGTGGCCCTCACCCCCGGCGAGGTGCTCTCCGTGCAGGTCGTGCCGAGCGACCCGCCGGCCGTGCCGGAGGCTGTGGCGGCGGTGCTGGACGCGGACTGGGTGGTGCTCGGTCCGGGGTCCTGGTTCTCCTCCGTGATCCCGCACCTGCTGGTGCCGGAACTGCTCGACGCACTGGTCGAGACGAAGGCCCGGCGGGTCCTCTCGCTGAACCTCGCGCCGCAGCCCGGCGAAACAGAGGGCTTCTCTCCGCAGCGTCATTTGGAGGTTTTGGCCCGACACGCCCCTAAACTCGCCCTGGACGTGGTGCTGGCCGACGAGGCCGCCGTGCCCGACCGCGAGTCCCTCGCCGATGCCGCAAAACGGTTCGGCGCCGCGGTCGAGCTGGCGCCGGTGGCCAGGCAGGACGGCTCTCCGAAGCATGACCCGGAGCTGCTGGCCGCCGCGTACGACCGTATTTTTCGGATGCATGGAAGGATCGGCCCATGGCGATGA
- the whiA gene encoding DNA-binding protein WhiA has product MAMTPAVKDEISRLPVTRTCCRKAEVSAILRFAGGLHLVSGRIVIEAELDTGIAARRLRKDILEIFGHSSDLVVMAPGGLRRGSRYVVRVVAGGDQLARQTGLVDGRGRPIRGLPPQVVSGATCDAEAAWRGAFLAHGSLTEPGRSSSLEVTCPGPEAALALVGAARRLSIAAKAREVRGVDRVVVRDGDAIGALLTRLGAHESVLAWEERRMRREVRATANRLANFDDANLRRSARAAVAAGARVQRALEILGEEVPEHLAAAGRLRMEHKQASLEELGALADPPLTKDAVAGRIRRLLAMADKRAQDLGIPGTESNLDLSEELADNMAG; this is encoded by the coding sequence ATGGCGATGACGCCCGCGGTGAAGGATGAGATTTCCCGCCTGCCCGTCACCCGGACCTGCTGCAGGAAGGCGGAGGTCTCGGCGATTCTTCGGTTCGCGGGCGGCCTCCACCTGGTGAGCGGCCGCATCGTCATCGAGGCGGAGCTGGACACCGGGATCGCGGCCAGGCGCCTGCGCAAGGACATTCTGGAGATCTTCGGGCACTCCTCGGACCTGGTGGTCATGGCTCCCGGCGGTCTGCGCCGCGGCAGCCGCTACGTGGTCCGCGTGGTGGCCGGGGGTGACCAGCTGGCACGCCAGACGGGCCTCGTGGACGGCCGGGGGCGCCCGATCCGGGGTCTGCCCCCGCAGGTGGTCTCCGGGGCCACCTGTGATGCCGAAGCGGCCTGGCGCGGCGCGTTCCTGGCCCACGGCTCGCTGACCGAGCCGGGCAGGTCCTCCTCCCTGGAGGTCACCTGCCCCGGCCCGGAGGCCGCCCTGGCCCTGGTGGGCGCCGCCCGCAGGCTCTCCATCGCCGCCAAGGCGCGCGAGGTGCGCGGGGTGGACCGGGTCGTCGTCCGCGACGGCGACGCGATCGGCGCCCTGCTGACCAGGCTCGGCGCGCACGAGTCGGTGCTGGCCTGGGAGGAGCGGCGGATGCGGCGCGAGGTGCGCGCCACCGCCAACCGCCTCGCCAACTTCGACGACGCCAACCTGCGCCGCTCGGCGCGGGCCGCGGTGGCCGCCGGAGCCCGGGTGCAGCGCGCGCTGGAGATCCTCGGCGAGGAGGTCCCCGAGCACCTCGCCGCGGCCGGCCGGCTGCGGATGGAGCACAAGCAGGCCTCCCTGGAGGAGCTGGGCGCGCTCGCCGACCCGCCGCTGACCAAGGACGCGGTCGCGGGCCGGATCCGCCGCCTGCTGGCGATGGCCGACAAGCGCGCCCAGGACCTCGGCATCCCGGGCACCGAGTCGAACCTCGACCTCAGCGAGGAGCTGGCCGACAACATGGCCGGCTAG
- a CDS encoding M14 family metallopeptidase: protein MRHRARSILAASALVFGTTLAALPAAAQQQSGSAPAADEVRVYDADITREQVPLVLAAGQDAHELSERAPETGTARVELFLTGAQAKELGAQGVKLAERKVAAEGLARAKAAGDGVFRPYSGKGGLQEEILRTARENPGLTKVVSIGKTVQGKDILALKVSKNAKKTRDGDKPSVLYMSNQHAREWITPEMTRRLMHHTVDSYGKDPRITKLVDSTELWFLLSANPDGYDFTHAPDGERLWRKNLRDNNGDGKTTTGDGVDLNRNFGYKWGYDNEGSSPNQASETYRGPNASSEPETTALDAFQKRIGFDYAINYHSAAELILYGVGWQVATPTPDDVAYKTLAGTPENPAVPGYYPQVSSELYTTNGEADGHASNVNGIMMFTPEMTTCQTASEIDPNDRWKPEDCASGFNFPDDEKLIQAEFAKNIPFALTVGESAAHPDRPASAVGLSAPDFTLDPFTTSYVARGEDQTVSVTARKSLKDKELNFRINGGRTHDEDLEAWKGGEVYGGEDNNWFDEYRAEVDGARPGDKVEVWFTGRDRSGKKVSSEHFTYTVAERPRADVLVIAEEGAKAQHAQTYVDALRANGRSAAVWDVAVQGAPHHLGVLSHFGTAVHYTGAKTPGGDTQLAVRDYLNEGGKLIEAGELAGGNAQVGRAVTNDFSQYWLGAYGRTNAAGATAFTGAGALGSTQSALGDAAGNPLNAPGSYTVTSETLAPEQFPQFKSAQAGRFAGVVNPYAPYAGSQMASALHADDDWKRLVRTIDLTGVSAADKPQLKLAMSWNVEEGYDHAALEAHTVGADDWTTLPDTGGLTSSTVPEECGAGFFINGHPFLRHYLTLEGGGCTAQGTSGAWNTFTASSGGWKQVSFDLSAYAGKTVEVSLSYIADGGVGGRGVFADEARLSVGGVDQTTEGFETSLGAWIAQGSPAGSPEVPGDWSRSGELFKSYAAVTTRDTVLLGFGLEHLPAAADRSLLVGKALWALNR, encoded by the coding sequence ATGAGGCACCGCGCGAGATCGATCCTCGCCGCAAGCGCACTCGTCTTCGGAACCACACTCGCCGCGCTACCCGCGGCGGCCCAGCAGCAGTCCGGCTCCGCGCCCGCCGCCGACGAGGTACGGGTCTACGACGCCGACATCACCCGGGAGCAGGTCCCGCTCGTCCTCGCCGCCGGCCAGGATGCCCACGAGCTCTCCGAACGCGCCCCGGAGACCGGCACCGCCCGGGTCGAGCTCTTCCTCACCGGCGCCCAGGCCAAGGAGCTCGGCGCCCAGGGCGTCAAGCTCGCCGAGCGCAAGGTCGCGGCCGAGGGCCTGGCCCGGGCCAAGGCCGCCGGGGACGGGGTGTTCCGCCCGTACAGCGGCAAGGGCGGCCTCCAGGAGGAGATCCTGCGCACCGCCCGGGAGAACCCCGGGCTCACCAAGGTCGTCTCCATCGGCAAGACCGTCCAGGGCAAGGACATCCTCGCCCTCAAGGTCAGCAAGAACGCGAAGAAGACCAGGGACGGCGACAAGCCTTCCGTGCTCTACATGTCCAACCAGCACGCCCGTGAGTGGATCACCCCCGAGATGACCCGGCGGCTGATGCACCACACGGTCGACAGCTACGGCAAGGACCCGCGGATCACCAAGCTGGTCGACTCCACCGAGCTGTGGTTCCTGCTCTCCGCCAACCCGGACGGCTACGACTTCACACACGCGCCCGACGGCGAGCGGCTGTGGCGCAAGAACCTGCGCGACAACAACGGCGACGGCAAGACCACCACCGGCGACGGCGTCGACCTCAACCGCAACTTCGGCTACAAGTGGGGCTACGACAACGAGGGCTCCTCGCCGAACCAGGCCAGCGAGACCTACCGCGGCCCGAACGCCTCCTCCGAGCCCGAGACCACCGCCCTCGACGCCTTCCAGAAGCGCATCGGCTTCGACTACGCCATCAACTACCACTCCGCCGCCGAGCTGATCCTCTACGGCGTGGGCTGGCAGGTGGCCACCCCCACCCCCGACGACGTCGCCTACAAGACGCTCGCCGGCACCCCGGAGAACCCGGCCGTCCCCGGCTACTACCCGCAGGTCTCCTCCGAGCTCTACACCACCAACGGCGAGGCCGACGGCCACGCCTCCAACGTCAACGGCATCATGATGTTCACGCCGGAGATGACCACCTGCCAGACGGCTTCCGAGATCGACCCGAACGACCGGTGGAAGCCCGAGGACTGCGCCTCCGGCTTCAACTTCCCGGACGACGAGAAGCTCATCCAGGCCGAGTTCGCCAAGAACATCCCCTTCGCGCTCACGGTCGGCGAGAGCGCCGCGCACCCCGACCGCCCGGCCTCGGCCGTGGGCCTGAGCGCCCCCGACTTCACCCTGGACCCCTTCACCACCTCCTACGTCGCCCGCGGTGAGGACCAGACGGTCTCCGTCACGGCCCGCAAGTCGCTGAAGGACAAGGAGCTCAACTTCCGCATCAACGGCGGCCGTACGCACGACGAGGACCTGGAGGCCTGGAAGGGCGGCGAGGTCTACGGCGGCGAGGACAACAACTGGTTCGACGAGTACCGGGCCGAGGTCGACGGCGCCCGGCCCGGCGACAAGGTCGAGGTCTGGTTCACCGGCCGCGACCGCTCGGGCAAGAAGGTCTCGAGCGAGCACTTCACCTACACCGTGGCCGAGCGGCCGCGCGCGGACGTGCTGGTGATCGCCGAGGAGGGCGCTAAGGCCCAGCACGCCCAGACGTACGTCGACGCCCTGCGCGCCAACGGCAGGTCCGCCGCGGTCTGGGACGTCGCCGTCCAGGGCGCCCCGCACCACCTCGGAGTGCTCTCCCACTTCGGTACGGCCGTCCACTACACCGGCGCCAAGACCCCCGGCGGCGACACCCAGCTCGCGGTGCGCGACTACCTCAACGAGGGCGGGAAACTGATCGAGGCCGGTGAGCTGGCGGGCGGCAACGCCCAGGTCGGCCGCGCCGTGACCAACGACTTCAGCCAGTACTGGCTCGGCGCCTACGGCCGCACCAACGCCGCCGGCGCCACCGCCTTCACCGGAGCCGGCGCCCTCGGCAGTACCCAGAGCGCCCTCGGCGACGCCGCGGGCAACCCGCTGAACGCCCCCGGCTCCTACACCGTCACCTCCGAGACCCTGGCTCCCGAGCAGTTCCCGCAGTTCAAGAGCGCGCAGGCGGGCCGGTTCGCCGGGGTCGTGAACCCGTACGCCCCGTACGCGGGCAGCCAGATGGCTTCGGCGCTGCACGCCGACGACGACTGGAAGCGCCTCGTACGCACCATCGACCTGACCGGCGTCTCCGCAGCCGACAAGCCGCAGTTGAAGCTCGCCATGAGCTGGAACGTCGAGGAGGGCTACGACCACGCGGCGCTGGAGGCGCACACGGTCGGCGCGGACGACTGGACCACGCTGCCGGACACGGGCGGCCTGACCAGCTCTACCGTTCCCGAGGAGTGCGGGGCCGGATTCTTCATCAACGGCCACCCCTTCCTGCGCCACTACCTCACCCTGGAAGGCGGGGGCTGCACCGCGCAGGGCACCAGCGGGGCCTGGAACACCTTCACGGCCTCCTCCGGCGGCTGGAAGCAGGTCTCCTTCGACCTGAGCGCCTACGCGGGCAAGACCGTGGAGGTCTCGCTCTCCTACATCGCCGACGGAGGCGTGGGCGGCCGAGGGGTCTTCGCCGACGAGGCACGGCTGTCCGTGGGGGGAGTGGACCAGACCACTGAAGGTTTCGAGACGTCTCTCGGAGCCTGGATCGCGCAGGGATCGCCCGCCGGCAGCCCTGAAGTTCCGGGCGATTGGTCCCGGTCCGGGGAGCTGTTCAAGTCCTATGCGGCCGTCACTACGCGTGACACCGTTCTCCTCGGCTTCGGCCTGGAACACCTGCCGGCCGCCGCCGACCGCTCCCTACTCGTCGGTAAGGCGCTTTGGGCGCTGAACCGCTGA
- the gap gene encoding type I glyceraldehyde-3-phosphate dehydrogenase, translated as MTIRVGINGFGRIGRNYFRALLEQGADIEIVGVNDLTDNATLVHLLKYDTILGRLKAEVSHTDDTITVNGKTFKTFAERDPANLPWAELGADIVIESTGIFTKKADAAKHIAAGAKKVLISAPAKDEDITIVMGVNQDKYEAANHHVISNASCTTNCVAPMAKVLLENFGIVKGMMTTVHAYTNDQRILDFPHSDLRRARAAAENIIPTTTGAAKATALVIPELAGKLDGIAMRVPVPTGSVTDLVIELEREVTKDEVNAAFQKAAEGQLKGILDYTEDAIVSSDIVNWPASCTFDSSLTMVQGKNVKVIGWYDNEWGYSNRLVDLTVFVGGQL; from the coding sequence GTGACGATCCGCGTAGGCATCAATGGTTTTGGCCGAATTGGCCGTAACTACTTCCGGGCGCTCCTGGAGCAGGGAGCGGACATCGAGATCGTCGGTGTCAACGACCTGACTGACAACGCCACCCTGGTGCACCTTCTCAAGTACGACACCATCCTGGGCCGCCTCAAGGCAGAGGTCTCCCACACCGACGACACCATCACGGTCAACGGCAAGACGTTCAAGACCTTCGCCGAGCGTGACCCCGCGAACCTGCCCTGGGCGGAGCTGGGCGCGGACATCGTCATCGAGTCGACCGGCATTTTCACGAAGAAGGCCGACGCCGCCAAGCACATCGCCGCCGGCGCGAAGAAGGTCCTCATCTCGGCTCCGGCCAAGGACGAGGACATCACCATCGTGATGGGCGTCAACCAGGACAAGTACGAGGCGGCCAACCACCACGTCATCTCCAACGCCTCCTGCACCACCAACTGCGTGGCGCCGATGGCCAAGGTCCTCCTCGAGAACTTCGGCATCGTCAAGGGCATGATGACGACGGTCCACGCCTACACCAACGACCAGCGCATCCTCGACTTCCCGCACTCGGACCTGCGCCGCGCCCGCGCCGCCGCCGAGAACATCATCCCGACCACGACGGGTGCCGCCAAGGCCACCGCCCTGGTCATCCCGGAGCTGGCGGGCAAGCTCGACGGCATCGCGATGCGCGTCCCGGTCCCCACCGGTTCCGTGACCGACCTCGTGATCGAGCTGGAGCGCGAGGTGACCAAGGACGAGGTCAACGCCGCCTTCCAGAAGGCCGCCGAGGGCCAGCTCAAGGGGATCCTCGACTACACCGAGGACGCGATCGTCTCCTCCGACATCGTGAACTGGCCGGCCTCCTGCACCTTCGACTCCTCCCTGACCATGGTCCAGGGCAAGAACGTCAAGGTCATCGGCTGGTACGACAACGAGTGGGGCTACTCCAACCGTCTCGTCGACCTCACCGTCTTCGTCGGCGGTCAGCTCTAA
- a CDS encoding phosphoglycerate kinase, with protein MKTIDELLAEGVSGKRVFVRADLNVPLANGEITDDGRIRAVQPTIAKLAEAGARVVVASHLGRPKGAPDPAFSLAPAAKRLGELLGTDVAFATDTVGDSAKETVAALTDGKIAVIENLRFNAGETSKDDAERGAFADQLAELADVYVGDGFGAVHRKHASVFDLPARLPHAAGYLIATEVGVLKKLTAEVERPYVVVLGGAKVSDKLAVIDELLGKADRILIGGGMAYTFLKALGHEVGISLLQEDQIPTVTEYMKRAKETGVELVLPVDVLVSKDFPDLKGKTPADFETVAMDGIPADKEGLDIGPKTRELYASKIADAKTVFWNGPVGVFEHPDYAGGTTAIAQALVDSSAFTVVGGGDSAAAVRILGFDENAFGHISTGGGASLEYLEGKTLPGLAALEG; from the coding sequence ATGAAGACGATCGACGAACTTCTCGCCGAAGGCGTGTCCGGAAAGCGGGTCTTCGTCCGCGCCGACCTGAACGTGCCGCTCGCGAACGGTGAGATCACCGACGACGGACGCATCCGCGCCGTCCAGCCGACCATCGCGAAGCTCGCCGAAGCCGGCGCCCGCGTGGTCGTGGCCTCGCACCTGGGCCGCCCCAAGGGCGCCCCGGACCCGGCCTTCTCGCTGGCCCCCGCCGCCAAGCGGCTGGGCGAACTGCTCGGCACCGACGTCGCGTTCGCCACCGACACCGTCGGCGACTCCGCCAAGGAGACCGTCGCAGCCCTCACCGACGGCAAGATCGCCGTCATCGAGAACCTGCGCTTCAACGCCGGTGAGACCTCGAAGGACGACGCCGAGCGCGGCGCCTTCGCGGACCAGCTCGCCGAGCTGGCCGACGTCTACGTCGGCGACGGCTTCGGCGCCGTCCACCGCAAGCACGCCTCGGTCTTCGACCTGCCCGCGCGCCTCCCGCACGCGGCCGGCTACCTCATCGCCACCGAGGTCGGCGTCCTGAAGAAGCTCACCGCCGAGGTCGAGCGCCCGTACGTGGTCGTGCTCGGCGGCGCCAAGGTCTCCGACAAGCTCGCCGTCATCGACGAGCTGCTCGGCAAGGCCGACCGCATCCTCATCGGCGGTGGCATGGCCTACACCTTCCTCAAGGCCCTGGGCCACGAGGTCGGCATCTCCCTCCTCCAGGAGGACCAGATCCCGACGGTGACCGAGTACATGAAGCGGGCCAAGGAGACCGGCGTCGAGCTGGTCCTCCCGGTCGACGTGCTGGTCTCCAAGGACTTCCCCGACCTCAAGGGCAAGACCCCCGCGGACTTCGAGACGGTCGCCATGGACGGGATCCCCGCCGACAAGGAGGGCCTGGACATCGGCCCGAAGACGCGCGAGCTGTACGCGTCGAAGATCGCCGACGCCAAGACCGTGTTCTGGAACGGCCCGGTCGGCGTCTTCGAACACCCCGACTACGCGGGCGGCACCACCGCCATCGCGCAGGCCCTCGTCGACAGCAGCGCCTTCACCGTGGTCGGCGGTGGCGACAGCGCCGCGGCGGTCCGCATCCTGGGCTTCGACGAGAATGCCTTCGGCCACATTTCCACCGGTGGTGGCGCCTCCCTCGAATACCTCGAGGGCAAGACGCTCCCCGGCCTCGCCGCCCTGGAGGGCTAA